Proteins encoded in a region of the Magallana gigas chromosome 8, xbMagGiga1.1, whole genome shotgun sequence genome:
- the LOC105333815 gene encoding cytochrome P450 2C44 has translation MWVTVAIVVVLIALIWRYTGRPKGLPPGPTCYPFIGNVGLFKPSDAVQANRKLRKQYGDIYTVMFFHKPMITVHGYDNIRELLVKNVDMFLERPITIINGVFNKGKGLMWSSGPVWEEHRAFALTTMKKLGFGKHSLQGQIMEEVDCLMDEVDKFENKPFDIHHALNTAVSNVICSLLFGKRFDHDDTKFKNLIKLLNKMFASTNPSSPAFVFPLLRFLPGSGFHNMEKSFRDIDAFTKEIIEEHRRHFDENNINDYVDGFLFEQTQKKNSTFTDEQLIISVREFFGAGTETTATTLRWAVLFLIHHPEWQRKLREDIDALLAQSHPKMEHKEQLPRVEAFILEVQRHANIAPFAIPRAPKKDFCYNGYNFPKGICVCFALDSVLMDQDIFPEPSKFKPERFLDKDGKCTGEPKEKLIPFSTGQRSCVGEYLAKMELFLFVTRFLQKFELKPENSNCLPSLEPVLGLTNQPKPFNVILVKR, from the exons ATGTGGGTGACGGTAGCCATTGTAGTGGTACTGATCGCTCTGATTTGGAGATATACGGGACGACCCAAGGGATTGCCTCCAGGCCCGACATGTTACCCCTTCATCGGGAATGTTGGACTATTCAAACCTTCAGATGCGGTACAAGCCAACCGGAAACTCAGAAAGCAATATGGTGACATCTACACTGTAATGTTCTTCCACAAACCGATGATAACAGTTCATGGATACGACAATATTCGGGAATTACTGGTAAAAAATGTAGACATGTTTTTGGAGCGACCCATTACAATTATAAATGGAGTTTTTAACAAAGGGAAAG GTTTGATGTGGTCTTCTGGTCCAGTTTGGGAAGAGCATAGAGCGTTTGCTCTGACAACAATGAAAAAACTCGGATTTGGGAAACACTCTTTGCAAGGTCAAATCATGGAAGAAGTAGATTGTCTTATGGACGAAGTAgacaaatttgaaaacaaaccaTTTGACATTCATCACGCTTTAAACACCGCCGTTTCTAATGTTATTTGTTCCCTATTGTTTGGCAAGAGGTTTGACCACGATGATACCAAATTCAAGAACTTGATTAAACtgctaaataaaatgtttgcttCTACCAATCCATCTTCACCAGCTTTCGTTTTTCCATTGCTTCGCTTTCTGCCGGGGTCAGGTTTTCACAACATGGAGAAAAGTTTCCGAGATATTGATGCATTCACAAAAGAAATAATCGAAGAGCACAGGCGACATTTTGACGAAAACAATATTAATGATTATGTAGATGGTTTTCTATTTGAACAGACACAGAAAAAGAATTCAACATTTACAG ATGAACAGCTCATAATCAGCGTGCGAGAATTCTTTGGCGCAGGAACTGAAACTACGGCGACAACCTTAAGATGGGCAGTGTTGTTCTTAATTCATCATCCCGAATGGCAGAGAAAACTCAGAGAAGATATCGATGCGCTTCTCGCTCAGAGTCATCCAAAAATGGAACACAAAGAGCAATTACCGAGGGTTGAAGCTTTCATTTTAGAAGTTCAACGCCATGCAAATATTGCACCCTTTGCAATTCCGCGTGCTCCAAAAAAAGATTTCTGTTACAATGGATATAATTTTCCAAAAGGAATTTGCGTCTGCTTTGCATTAGATTCTGTGTTGATGGATCAAGATATCTTTCCAGAGCCTTCAAAGTTCAAACCAGAGCGGTTTTTGGATAAAGATGGAAAATGCACTGGGGAGCCGAAGGAAAAGCTCATTCCTTTCTCAACAG GCCAAAGGTCATGTGTAGGGGAATACCTCGCTAAAATGGAACTATTCCTTTTCGTGACAAGATTTCTTCAAAAGTTTGAGTTAAAACCAGAGAACTCAAATTGTCTGCCTTCACTTGAACCAGTTCTTGGCTTAACAAACCAGCCTAAGCCTTTCAACGTTATCCTTGTCAAACGCTAG